A part of Methanohalobium evestigatum Z-7303 genomic DNA contains:
- a CDS encoding metallophosphoesterase family protein yields MGREIKLLHTADTHIGYRQYQSESRRQDFLDAFSTVINDAIEMQVDAVVHAGDLFDSRNPTLEDILETMRIISRLKSSNIPFLAIVGNHESKQHTQWLDLFEKMGIAVRLGYEPYKIDEVSIFGIDSVPKSKIPYFDYSVFNNYSNNSQYNLLVMHQLMKPFAFGEWDCEEVIEYTPFDVHAILLGDYHKHEKIDVNNTWVTYCGSTERTSSSERETRSYNIVTINDSGIDISRRNLPTRDFEFIPVTIKDKDNAYDDIFNTVKEYNIENSVTIVEISGDPNITISYSEIEDYLLNQGALVPRIRDLRTGSDELDEISMDVSFSDPDEAVREELKNMNLTKGGLLVDEIVRDMKIVKSNIDSKIDDEMEKLLEDIDFTNPVPSSSNTETQNQNEPCKDHSNDSQDNKDNPIETGTITDKKNESENEQTSVTTESSENYNKEQPSDVIKDDTKNKPNNVLENSGYNWVEDRTDNKKHQKKKATHKKSAPKQHNLGDYL; encoded by the coding sequence ATGGGACGTGAAATAAAATTACTCCACACTGCTGATACACATATAGGCTACCGCCAATACCAGAGCGAATCTCGCCGACAGGATTTTCTTGATGCTTTTTCCACTGTTATAAATGACGCCATTGAAATGCAGGTTGATGCTGTTGTACACGCTGGAGACCTTTTTGATTCAAGAAACCCAACACTTGAAGATATACTGGAAACTATGAGGATTATTTCACGTTTGAAATCATCGAATATCCCATTTCTGGCTATTGTAGGCAACCATGAAAGTAAACAGCACACTCAATGGCTTGACCTTTTTGAAAAGATGGGTATTGCTGTAAGGCTCGGATACGAACCTTATAAAATAGACGAGGTTAGTATCTTTGGAATCGATAGTGTTCCAAAATCAAAAATCCCCTATTTCGACTATTCTGTTTTTAATAATTATTCTAATAATTCACAATACAACCTTCTTGTAATGCATCAACTCATGAAACCATTTGCCTTTGGAGAATGGGATTGTGAAGAGGTGATTGAATATACTCCATTTGATGTACATGCCATTCTGCTTGGAGATTATCACAAACATGAAAAGATAGACGTAAACAATACATGGGTCACATACTGCGGGAGTACCGAACGTACCAGTTCATCAGAACGTGAAACACGCTCCTACAATATTGTTACAATAAACGATTCAGGTATAGATATCAGCAGACGTAATCTCCCAACTCGTGATTTCGAATTTATACCTGTTACGATAAAAGACAAAGATAATGCATATGATGATATTTTCAATACTGTTAAAGAATACAATATCGAAAACAGTGTTACCATTGTAGAAATTTCTGGTGATCCAAACATCACAATATCATACAGTGAAATAGAAGATTATCTGTTAAACCAGGGTGCTCTTGTCCCAAGAATAAGGGATTTGAGAACCGGCAGCGATGAACTGGACGAGATATCAATGGATGTTTCATTTTCAGACCCAGACGAAGCTGTCAGGGAAGAACTCAAAAATATGAACCTTACAAAAGGCGGATTACTGGTAGATGAAATTGTACGGGATATGAAAATTGTTAAAAGTAACATAGATTCAAAAATTGATGACGAGATGGAAAAACTACTTGAAGATATCGATTTCACAAACCCTGTCCCATCTTCTTCTAATACTGAAACCCAGAATCAAAATGAACCCTGTAAGGATCACAGTAACGACAGTCAGGATAATAAAGATAATCCTATAGAAACAGGAACAATAACCGATAAAAAAAATGAATCTGAAAATGAGCAGACATCAGTAACAACCGAATCATCTGAAAACTACAATAAAGAACAACCTTCAGACGTTATAAAAGATGATACAAAAAACAAACCTAACAATGTTTTAGAGAATTCTGGTTACAACTGGGTTGAAGATAGAACAGATAATAAAAAACATCAAAAGAAAAAAGCAACACATAAAAAATCCGCACCCAAACAGCACAATCTTGGAGATTATCTATGA
- a CDS encoding AAA family ATPase, whose translation MKLKRLYVENIRSYEYLDLSFNNGVSVVSGANGSGKSSLLEAFFTGLFGSRTLSKEYVLADMIRKGASKASIYLELEQNGNEYIIEQGFRYDTKNDRAYNSKSVFKSNGNIVVDQATQTYDAVCKLLNMDEEAYRNCVYIRQGEIDILINATPKERQNMIDDLLQIGKLEHYRERASNAKKGVKRHLRDVDNRIKNTESEIEKIKNENPYENLNKLREKSKNIQSKIDELNQKKDSAKSKIDELNNSITTYSELEEKKKSINEEIQDFNTKKTQMYKDIEDIKADISKKRQYLKQLQDKNSELENQIDFNIDDIENTVNKKEEEERVARENLNTVSSNRAIKENELKLKNDTLKDIDKQITESNKNIQKKKESVESVQKEIENFEISMKEWENKKKTALENAISLGFTEDKLDNIDDTMELLNDQQKDLHGRERELQTSISEVEKRLNEHKKLLEKGKCPTCGQDLKNSSIEESTSEDEKQKKSLEEQLSKTREDLKSVQERLKKVKTARKYSKTINDSQNEIQIIQNKIESLKKQIEDYNNNIEEEKTNINELENRKKEVNGLIDELNKEILTLKQKEETAGKEHQKVLNSLDIVKNIRNNLNEYEKIQSDINQLEYKIKSNQDNASLLDSQITERRERLKEIKDKMGDVDIDGLRKTLKQYESAHQNITNEIDKLYQDKDSVLKEAGRLENEINRLNNLHKDLQYLENKKNYLNSVYEDSESLENMYMRIRANLREKNIKALDSLINEIFTFMYSNNAYSHIRLDSDYNFTIYEKDGTPLDPKLLSGGERAIFNLVLRCAIYRLLSYGVSNSSSSSELPPLILDEPTVFLDRGHIHQLIKLIDMMRDSGVGQILIVSHDESLIDSADYVYQVEKDPVTNTSMISAK comes from the coding sequence ATGAAACTCAAACGTTTATATGTCGAAAACATTAGAAGTTATGAATATCTCGACCTTTCATTTAACAATGGTGTATCAGTAGTATCCGGTGCTAACGGGAGTGGAAAATCCAGTCTACTTGAGGCTTTTTTTACCGGGCTTTTTGGAAGCAGGACACTTTCAAAAGAATATGTTCTGGCAGATATGATACGCAAGGGTGCTTCAAAAGCCAGTATATATCTGGAACTGGAACAAAATGGAAATGAATACATAATCGAGCAGGGTTTCAGATACGATACTAAAAATGATAGGGCTTACAATTCTAAATCCGTATTTAAATCCAATGGTAATATAGTGGTAGACCAAGCTACCCAGACTTATGATGCTGTTTGCAAATTACTCAACATGGATGAAGAAGCGTACAGAAATTGTGTGTACATAAGGCAGGGTGAAATTGATATACTCATTAATGCAACCCCTAAAGAACGCCAGAATATGATCGATGACCTATTACAAATCGGAAAACTGGAACATTATCGAGAACGAGCCAGCAATGCTAAAAAAGGTGTAAAACGGCATTTAAGAGATGTGGATAATCGAATCAAAAACACAGAGTCTGAAATTGAAAAGATTAAAAATGAAAACCCCTATGAAAACCTGAACAAACTCAGAGAAAAATCCAAAAATATACAGTCCAAAATCGATGAACTCAATCAGAAAAAAGATAGCGCCAAATCCAAAATCGATGAACTTAATAACAGTATTACTACCTATTCAGAACTGGAAGAGAAAAAGAAATCGATAAACGAAGAAATTCAGGATTTCAACACCAAAAAAACCCAGATGTATAAGGATATCGAGGATATAAAAGCAGATATCAGCAAAAAGCGCCAGTATTTAAAACAACTCCAAGATAAAAATTCAGAACTTGAAAACCAAATCGATTTCAATATTGATGACATTGAAAACACTGTAAATAAAAAGGAAGAAGAAGAACGGGTTGCAAGAGAAAATCTGAATACTGTATCCAGTAACCGGGCTATCAAGGAAAATGAACTGAAACTCAAAAATGATACCTTAAAAGATATTGACAAACAGATTACTGAAAGTAATAAAAATATCCAGAAAAAGAAAGAATCCGTAGAATCGGTTCAAAAAGAAATCGAAAATTTTGAAATTTCCATGAAAGAATGGGAAAACAAGAAAAAGACTGCGCTTGAAAACGCAATATCCCTTGGATTTACCGAGGATAAACTGGACAACATCGATGACACTATGGAGCTTCTAAACGACCAGCAAAAAGACCTTCATGGCAGAGAACGTGAACTCCAGACCTCGATATCAGAAGTGGAAAAACGTTTAAACGAACATAAAAAATTGCTCGAAAAGGGTAAATGCCCCACATGCGGACAGGATTTGAAAAACTCCAGCATTGAAGAATCTACATCAGAGGATGAAAAACAGAAAAAATCCCTCGAGGAACAGCTTTCAAAAACCAGAGAAGATTTAAAAAGTGTGCAGGAGAGACTGAAAAAAGTAAAAACCGCCAGAAAATACAGTAAAACTATCAACGATAGTCAAAATGAGATACAGATAATCCAGAACAAAATCGAATCGCTAAAAAAACAGATAGAAGATTATAACAACAACATAGAAGAGGAAAAAACAAATATCAATGAACTTGAAAACCGCAAAAAGGAAGTCAATGGATTAATCGATGAACTTAACAAAGAAATATTGACCCTGAAACAAAAAGAAGAGACTGCAGGAAAAGAACATCAGAAAGTTCTGAATAGTCTTGATATTGTTAAAAATATCCGAAACAACCTCAACGAATACGAAAAAATCCAGAGCGATATAAATCAGCTGGAATACAAGATAAAAAGCAACCAAGATAACGCATCTCTACTTGACAGCCAAATTACAGAACGCAGAGAGCGGTTAAAAGAAATAAAGGATAAAATGGGTGATGTTGACATAGATGGTTTGAGAAAAACACTCAAACAATATGAAAGCGCCCATCAAAACATTACGAACGAAATTGATAAATTATACCAGGATAAAGACAGCGTTCTCAAAGAAGCCGGTCGACTGGAAAACGAAATTAACCGCCTGAACAACCTGCACAAAGATTTACAATATCTGGAAAATAAAAAAAATTACCTTAATAGTGTCTATGAAGATTCTGAATCTCTTGAAAATATGTATATGCGTATCCGTGCCAACCTCCGTGAGAAGAATATAAAAGCACTGGATTCATTGATAAATGAAATATTCACTTTCATGTATTCCAACAATGCTTACTCACATATACGGCTCGATTCTGATTATAATTTCACCATTTATGAAAAAGACGGCACCCCGCTTGACCCCAAACTATTAAGTGGTGGAGAACGGGCAATATTCAATCTGGTTCTTAGATGTGCCATTTACAGGCTCTTATCATATGGTGTCAGCAACAGTTCCAGCAGTTCAGAATTGCCACCTCTAATACTTGATGAACCGACTGTTTTCCTTGACAGAGGGCATATCCACCAGCTTATAAAACTTATTGATATGATGAGGGATTCTGGAGTAGGACAGATTCTGATAGTATCCCATGACGAAAGTTTAATCGATTCTGCTGATTACGTATATCAGGTGGAAAAAGACCCTGTTACAAATACATCCATGATTTCTGCAAAATAA